The following proteins are co-located in the Pseudomonas antarctica genome:
- a CDS encoding FMN-dependent NADH-azoreductase: MSNVLIIESSARQQDSISRQLTQEFISQWQDAHPADQITVRDVALNPVPHLDANLLGGWMKPAEQRSTIEQASLDRSNELTDELLAADVLVMAAPMYNFAIPSTLKAWLDHVLRAGVTFKYTATGPQGLLNGKRAIVLTARGGIHTGASSDHQEPYLRQVMAFIGIHDVTFIHAEGVNLSGDFQEKGINHAKALLAQLVA, translated from the coding sequence ATGTCCAACGTTCTGATCATCGAAAGCAGCGCCCGCCAGCAGGATTCGATCTCCCGCCAGCTGACCCAAGAGTTCATCAGCCAATGGCAGGATGCTCACCCTGCGGATCAGATCACCGTGCGTGACGTGGCGCTCAACCCCGTGCCGCACCTGGATGCCAACCTGCTCGGCGGCTGGATGAAGCCCGCCGAACAGCGCAGCACTATCGAACAGGCGTCCCTGGACCGCTCCAACGAATTGACCGACGAATTGCTCGCCGCCGACGTGCTGGTAATGGCTGCACCGATGTACAACTTCGCTATCCCCAGCACCCTCAAAGCCTGGCTGGACCACGTGTTGCGTGCCGGTGTGACCTTCAAGTACACCGCCACTGGCCCACAGGGTTTGCTGAACGGCAAGCGCGCCATTGTGCTGACTGCTCGCGGCGGCATCCATACCGGTGCCAGCTCCGATCACCAGGAACCTTACCTGCGCCAGGTCATGGCCTTTATCGGGATTCATGACGTCACTTTCATTCATGCCGAAGGGGTGAACTTGAGCGGTGACTTCCAGGAAAAAGGCATTAACCACGCCAAAGCGCTGCTGGCGCAACTCGTGGCATGA
- a CDS encoding LysR family transcriptional regulator: MKAPRVTLDQWRTLQAVVDHGGFAQAAEALHRSQSSVSYTVARMQDQLGVPLLRIDGRKAVLTEAGEVLLRRSRQLVKNASQLEDLAHHMEQGWEAEVRLVVDAAYPNARLVRALTAFMPQSRGCRVRLREEVLSGVEELLMEGVADLAISSFIIPGYLGTELSDVEFIAVAHPEHSLHRLNRELSFQDLESQMQVVIRDSGRQQPRDVGWLGAEQRWTVGSLATAAAFVSSGLGFAWLPRHMIERELNEGLLKQLPLEKGGSRNPTFYLYANKDKPLGPATQILVELLRTFDTAPLDAPFAAPQQA; this comes from the coding sequence TTGAAAGCGCCCCGCGTTACCCTCGATCAATGGCGCACGCTGCAGGCCGTGGTCGACCATGGTGGCTTCGCCCAGGCGGCTGAAGCACTGCACCGTTCGCAGTCCTCGGTGAGTTACACCGTGGCGCGCATGCAAGACCAGCTCGGCGTGCCGCTGCTGCGCATCGACGGGCGCAAGGCCGTACTCACTGAAGCCGGTGAAGTGCTGTTACGGCGCTCCCGACAACTGGTGAAAAACGCCAGCCAACTGGAAGACCTCGCCCACCATATGGAACAAGGCTGGGAAGCCGAAGTACGCCTGGTGGTGGATGCCGCCTACCCCAATGCGCGCCTGGTGCGCGCCCTCACCGCCTTTATGCCGCAAAGCCGTGGCTGCCGCGTTCGCCTGCGCGAAGAAGTGCTGTCAGGCGTTGAAGAGCTATTGATGGAGGGCGTGGCCGACCTGGCCATCAGCAGCTTCATCATCCCGGGCTACCTGGGCACGGAATTGAGCGATGTGGAGTTTATTGCCGTGGCCCACCCCGAGCATTCCCTGCATCGCCTGAACCGCGAGTTGAGTTTCCAGGACCTGGAGAGCCAGATGCAGGTGGTGATCCGCGACTCCGGCCGCCAGCAGCCGCGGGATGTCGGCTGGCTCGGCGCCGAACAGCGCTGGACCGTCGGCAGCCTGGCCACCGCCGCCGCCTTCGTCAGCAGCGGTCTGGGCTTTGCGTGGTTGCCCCGGCACATGATTGAACGCGAACTCAACGAAGGCCTGCTCAAGCAGCTACCCTTGGAAAAGGGCGGCAGCCGCAACCCGACGTTCTACCTCTATGCGAACAAGGACAAACCTCTGGGCCCGGCCACGCAGATTCTTGTGGAGTTGCTGCGCACCTTTGACACCGCCCCTCTGGATGCGCCTTTCGCCGCCCCCCAACAAGCCTGA
- a CDS encoding alpha/beta fold hydrolase, with the protein MAWFDHEGCSLHYEEYGHGTPLILIHGLGSSSLDWELQIPVLARHYRLIVVDVRGHGRSDKPRERYSIKGFTVDLIALTEHLNLPPAHVVGLSMGGMIAFQLAVDEPGLVKSLCIVNSAPEVKVRSADDYWQWAKRWSLARLLSLATIGKALGDRLFPKPDQHDLRRKMAERWAKNDKRAYLASFDAIVGWGVQEQLSRITSPTLVISADHDYTPVAQKEIYVKLLPDARLVVIEDSRHATPLDQPDVFNATLLDFLKTVETTTQDH; encoded by the coding sequence ATGGCCTGGTTCGACCATGAAGGATGCAGCCTGCATTACGAGGAATACGGCCACGGCACCCCGCTGATTCTGATCCATGGCCTGGGTTCCAGCAGCCTGGACTGGGAGCTGCAAATTCCAGTGTTGGCCAGGCATTACCGCCTGATCGTAGTGGATGTACGCGGTCACGGTCGTTCCGACAAACCGCGCGAGCGCTACAGCATCAAAGGCTTCACCGTCGACCTGATCGCCTTGACTGAACACCTGAACCTGCCACCGGCCCATGTGGTGGGCTTGTCCATGGGCGGCATGATTGCCTTCCAGTTGGCCGTGGATGAACCCGGCCTGGTCAAGAGCCTGTGCATCGTCAACAGCGCGCCCGAAGTCAAAGTGCGCAGTGCCGATGACTATTGGCAATGGGCCAAGCGCTGGAGCCTGGCGCGATTGCTTAGCCTGGCGACCATCGGCAAGGCGTTGGGCGACCGATTATTCCCCAAGCCGGACCAACACGACCTGCGTCGCAAGATGGCCGAGCGCTGGGCAAAGAACGACAAACGTGCTTATCTCGCCAGCTTCGACGCAATTGTGGGCTGGGGCGTGCAGGAACAACTTTCCAGAATTACCAGTCCAACCCTGGTCATCAGCGCCGACCACGATTACACCCCCGTGGCGCAGAAAGAAATCTATGTAAAACTGCTGCCCGATGCGCGGCTGGTGGTGATCGAGGATTCCCGCCATGCCACGCCCTTGGATCAACCCGATGTCTTTAACGCTACCTTGCTCGATTTTCTAAAGACAGTCGAAACCACTACCCAGGATCACTGA
- a CDS encoding peptidylprolyl isomerase, with amino-acid sequence MLKKIAFFAGSVLFAANLMAAEPAKAQHVLITTTNGDIEIELDPVKAPISTKNFLAYVDSGFYTNTIFHRVIPGFMVQGGGFTAQMSQKETKAPIKNEASNGLHNVRGTLSMARTNDPNSATSQFFINVADNAFLDPGRDAGYAVFAKVVKGMDVVDVIVNSQTTTKQGMQNVPIDPVVIKSAKLID; translated from the coding sequence ATGCTGAAAAAAATCGCCTTCTTTGCCGGCTCCGTACTGTTCGCGGCCAACCTGATGGCTGCCGAGCCCGCCAAGGCCCAGCACGTACTGATCACCACCACCAATGGCGACATTGAAATCGAACTGGACCCGGTCAAGGCGCCAATCAGCACCAAGAACTTTCTGGCCTACGTCGACAGCGGTTTCTACACCAACACGATCTTCCACCGGGTAATCCCGGGCTTCATGGTCCAGGGCGGCGGGTTCACCGCGCAGATGTCGCAGAAGGAGACCAAAGCGCCCATCAAGAACGAAGCCAGCAACGGCTTGCATAACGTGCGGGGCACTTTGTCCATGGCGCGCACCAATGACCCGAACTCGGCCACCAGCCAGTTCTTCATCAACGTGGCCGACAATGCGTTCCTCGACCCGGGCCGTGACGCCGGTTATGCCGTGTTCGCCAAAGTCGTCAAAGGCATGGACGTGGTAGACGTCATCGTCAACTCGCAGACCACCACCAAGCAGGGCATGCAAAACGTGCCTATCGATCCTGTTGTGATCAAGTCGGCGAAACTCATCGACTGA
- a CDS encoding ABC transporter ATP-binding protein, whose product MLYRRFEQLIDIFRDAPSAAPPDKVLPFYLYYLRQVWPSFAALLVVGLIGALIEVALFSYLSRIIDLAQGTPPANFFQIHSTELIWMAVVALLLRPIFNGLHDLLVHQTINPGMTSLIRWQNHSYVLKQSLNFFQNDFAGRIAQRIMQTGNSLRDSSVATAEAIWHVSIYAISSLVLFAEADWRLMIPLISWIICYSVALRYFVPRVKERSVISSEARSKLMGRIVDGYTNITTLKLFAHTQNEQEYAKEAIIEQTEKTQLAARVLTSMDVTIAILNGLLIVTTTGLALWLWTQSLISVGAIALATGLVIRIVNMSGWIMWVVNGIFENIGMVQDGLKTIAAPLAVTDRENAPRLNVPHGEVRFEQVDFHYGKKSGIIGGLNLNIKAGEKIGLIGPSGAGKSTLVNLLLRLYDLQGGRILIDGQNIAEVAQESLRAQIGMITQDTSLLHRSIRDNLLYGKPDATDDELTAAIRKARADEFIPLLSDAEGRNGLDAHVGERGVKLSGGQRQRIAIARVLLKDAPILIMDEATSALDSEVEAAIQESLETLMQGKTVIAIAHRLSTIARMDRLVVLEKGQIAETGSHAELLAHGGLYARLWQHQTGGFVGID is encoded by the coding sequence ATGCTCTATCGTCGCTTTGAACAACTGATCGATATCTTCCGCGACGCCCCCAGCGCCGCCCCTCCCGACAAAGTCCTGCCCTTCTACCTCTACTACCTGCGCCAGGTGTGGCCAAGCTTTGCCGCCTTGCTGGTGGTGGGCCTGATCGGCGCGCTGATCGAAGTGGCATTGTTCAGCTACCTAAGCCGCATCATCGACTTGGCCCAGGGCACGCCGCCTGCCAACTTCTTCCAGATCCACAGCACCGAGCTGATCTGGATGGCCGTGGTCGCCCTGTTGCTACGCCCGATCTTCAACGGCCTGCATGACTTGCTGGTGCACCAGACCATCAACCCCGGCATGACCAGCCTGATTCGCTGGCAAAACCACAGCTACGTGCTCAAGCAGAGCCTGAATTTCTTCCAGAACGATTTCGCCGGGCGCATCGCCCAGCGCATCATGCAAACCGGCAACTCGTTGCGTGACTCGTCGGTGGCGACGGCGGAAGCCATCTGGCACGTGTCGATCTATGCGATCAGTTCGCTCGTATTGTTTGCCGAGGCCGACTGGCGGCTGATGATCCCGCTGATCAGCTGGATTATTTGTTACAGCGTTGCACTGCGCTACTTCGTGCCCCGCGTGAAGGAACGCTCGGTGATCTCCTCCGAGGCGCGATCCAAGTTGATGGGCCGTATTGTCGATGGCTACACCAACATCACGACCTTGAAGCTGTTCGCCCATACGCAGAATGAGCAGGAATACGCCAAGGAAGCGATCATCGAGCAAACCGAAAAAACCCAACTGGCCGCACGCGTGCTCACCAGCATGGACGTGACGATCGCCATCTTGAACGGCCTGCTGATTGTCACCACCACCGGCCTGGCCTTGTGGCTGTGGACGCAGTCACTGATCTCCGTCGGCGCGATTGCCCTGGCCACCGGCCTGGTGATTCGTATCGTCAACATGTCCGGTTGGATCATGTGGGTGGTCAACGGCATCTTCGAAAACATCGGCATGGTGCAAGACGGTCTTAAAACCATCGCGGCGCCGCTGGCGGTGACCGACCGCGAGAATGCCCCCCGCCTGAACGTGCCGCATGGCGAAGTGCGTTTCGAGCAGGTGGATTTCCACTACGGCAAGAAGAGCGGGATCATTGGTGGCCTGAACCTGAACATCAAGGCCGGGGAAAAAATCGGCTTGATCGGCCCGTCCGGTGCAGGCAAATCGACGCTGGTCAACCTGCTGCTGCGCCTGTACGACCTGCAAGGCGGGCGTATCCTGATCGACGGTCAGAACATCGCCGAAGTCGCCCAGGAAAGCCTGCGCGCACAGATCGGCATGATCACCCAGGACACCTCGCTGCTGCACCGCTCGATCCGTGACAACTTGCTGTACGGCAAGCCGGATGCCACCGACGATGAACTCACCGCCGCCATCCGCAAGGCCCGCGCCGATGAATTCATCCCGCTGCTGTCGGACGCCGAAGGCCGCAACGGCCTGGATGCCCACGTGGGTGAGCGCGGCGTGAAGCTCTCCGGCGGGCAACGCCAGCGCATCGCCATCGCACGGGTACTGCTCAAGGACGCGCCGATTCTGATCATGGATGAAGCCACTTCAGCGCTGGACTCGGAAGTGGAAGCGGCGATCCAGGAAAGCCTGGAGACCCTGATGCAGGGCAAGACGGTGATTGCAATTGCGCACCGGCTGTCGACCATTGCACGGATGGACAGGCTGGTCGTGCTGGAGAAAGGCCAGATCGCCGAGACGGGCAGCCATGCCGAGCTGCTCGCCCATGGTGGGCTGTATGCCAGGTTGTGGCAGCATCAGACTGGCGGGTTTGTCGGCATCGATTAA
- a CDS encoding GNAT family N-acetyltransferase, whose product MPLQRLDNLSEIAPHVWDALVPQAQPFVRHAFLSALEDSASLGPQSGWQPEHLLHWEGDHLVAALPSYRKWHSYGEYVFDHGWADACERAGIDYYPKLLTAVPFSPVSGPRLLARNVEDGFELLNSLPGYLEIEGLSSAHINFTDPLADDALSQQPGWLQRLGCQFHWQNRGYRDFQDFLDALSSRKRKQMRKEREQVAGQGIDFEWLQGHELSEAQWDFVYACYANTYAVRRQSPYLTRAFFSLLAERMPEAIRVVLAKQGSRPVAMAFSLIGGDSFYGRYWGCLAEFDRLHFETCFYQGMDYAIAAGLQRFDAGAQGEHKLIRGFEPVITRSWHYLRHPGLKSAVEDFLERERVGILAYAEEARAALPYRQG is encoded by the coding sequence ATGCCGTTGCAACGCCTGGACAACCTGTCCGAAATCGCCCCCCATGTTTGGGATGCCCTGGTGCCGCAGGCGCAGCCCTTTGTGCGGCATGCATTCCTGAGTGCCCTGGAAGACAGCGCCAGCCTCGGCCCGCAATCGGGCTGGCAACCTGAGCATCTGCTGCATTGGGAGGGCGATCACCTGGTGGCGGCACTGCCTAGTTATCGCAAGTGGCATTCCTACGGCGAATACGTGTTCGATCACGGTTGGGCGGATGCCTGTGAGCGCGCGGGCATTGATTACTACCCCAAGTTGCTGACGGCGGTGCCGTTCAGTCCGGTCAGCGGGCCGCGCTTGCTGGCGAGGAACGTCGAGGACGGTTTTGAACTGCTCAACAGCCTGCCGGGCTACCTGGAAATCGAAGGGCTCTCCAGCGCCCACATCAATTTCACCGACCCGTTGGCCGACGATGCGTTGTCGCAACAACCGGGCTGGTTGCAACGTTTGGGCTGCCAGTTTCATTGGCAAAATCGGGGCTACCGCGACTTTCAGGACTTCCTTGACGCTTTGAGTTCGCGCAAGCGCAAACAGATGCGCAAAGAACGCGAGCAAGTGGCGGGGCAGGGCATCGACTTCGAATGGCTGCAAGGCCATGAACTGAGCGAAGCGCAGTGGGATTTTGTCTACGCCTGCTACGCCAACACCTACGCGGTGCGCCGCCAATCGCCCTACTTGACCCGTGCATTTTTCAGCCTGCTGGCCGAGCGTATGCCCGAGGCGATTCGCGTGGTGCTGGCCAAACAAGGGTCACGCCCGGTGGCCATGGCATTCAGCCTGATCGGTGGCGACAGCTTTTACGGACGTTATTGGGGCTGCCTGGCGGAGTTCGACCGCCTGCATTTCGAAACCTGCTTCTACCAGGGTATGGATTACGCCATCGCCGCAGGCCTGCAACGCTTCGACGCCGGCGCCCAGGGCGAGCATAAGTTGATTCGCGGGTTTGAGCCGGTGATTACGCGCTCATGGCACTACCTGCGCCATCCGGGTTTGAAGAGTGCTGTCGAGGATTTTCTGGAGCGCGAGCGCGTGGGGATTCTGGCGTATGCCGAAGAGGCGAGGGCAGCCCTGCCTTATCGGCAGGGCTGA
- a CDS encoding putative porin: MRLASTKTAAVLCGGLLLALSVPVSAAVDAKLLDMLKANGQITAAQYTELQAELAKDQKEKQIAQQAQQETNEQIAATAKKTNDLSVFDQKLAWAARTQLKGDVRFRQETVKIQGESNNGGRDKDRQRIRARLGAYTEVNSQVDTGIRIATGSSDDARSTNQDQDNYFDKKSIWLDLGYIDYHPDQIKNLHVIGGKMLQPWVNMGDVIWDSDINPEGLALTYKYPLGSSAELFGSLGNYNLKDNVDGDGVQFRHDLRLTSGQLGTRFSVTDNLKMTLGGSVYAYQNDKDSRCTTTTTPCALAVNGNSADNQFRLYEGFAQADIGGLAVPLAFYGQYVKNNDAVTDQDTAWLIGAKSKVFGFNLDYNYRDIQRDAVVGAFTDSDFANGTTGSRGHKMKVSYDIDKNFALGATYFLTKADYASRTQRDANTNTLQLDAEAKF, translated from the coding sequence ATGCGTCTTGCTTCCACTAAAACTGCGGCGGTCCTGTGTGGCGGCCTGTTGCTGGCCCTCAGCGTTCCGGTCAGCGCTGCAGTCGACGCTAAATTGCTCGACATGCTCAAGGCCAACGGCCAGATCACCGCTGCGCAGTACACCGAACTGCAAGCGGAATTGGCCAAAGACCAGAAAGAAAAGCAGATCGCACAGCAAGCTCAACAAGAGACCAACGAACAGATCGCGGCCACCGCGAAAAAAACCAACGACCTGAGCGTGTTCGACCAGAAGCTGGCGTGGGCCGCCCGCACCCAACTCAAGGGTGACGTGCGCTTCCGTCAGGAAACCGTGAAGATTCAGGGCGAATCCAACAACGGTGGCCGTGACAAGGACCGCCAGCGCATCCGTGCCCGCCTGGGCGCGTACACCGAAGTCAACTCGCAAGTGGACACCGGCATTCGCATTGCCACCGGCAGCAGCGACGACGCGCGGTCCACCAACCAGGACCAGGACAACTACTTCGACAAGAAGTCGATCTGGCTGGACCTGGGCTACATCGACTATCACCCGGATCAGATCAAGAACCTGCACGTGATCGGCGGCAAGATGCTGCAGCCGTGGGTGAACATGGGCGATGTGATCTGGGACAGCGACATCAACCCGGAAGGCCTGGCCCTTACCTACAAATACCCATTGGGCAGCAGCGCAGAGCTGTTCGGCAGCCTGGGTAACTACAACCTCAAGGACAACGTCGACGGCGACGGCGTGCAATTTCGCCACGACCTGCGCCTGACATCCGGCCAGTTGGGGACGCGTTTCTCGGTCACCGACAACCTGAAAATGACCCTGGGTGGCAGTGTCTACGCCTACCAGAACGACAAGGACAGCCGGTGCACGACGACCACTACGCCTTGCGCACTGGCAGTCAACGGCAACTCGGCCGACAACCAATTCCGCCTGTATGAAGGTTTCGCCCAGGCTGACATCGGCGGCCTGGCAGTGCCCCTGGCGTTCTACGGCCAGTACGTGAAAAACAACGATGCCGTGACCGATCAGGACACCGCGTGGTTGATCGGTGCCAAGTCCAAGGTGTTCGGCTTCAACCTGGACTACAACTACCGTGATATCCAGCGTGACGCCGTGGTTGGCGCCTTCACCGACTCGGACTTTGCCAACGGCACCACCGGTTCGCGCGGTCACAAGATGAAGGTCAGCTACGACATCGACAAGAACTTTGCCCTCGGCGCCACGTACTTCCTGACCAAGGCTGACTACGCCAGCCGCACCCAGCGTGATGCCAACACCAACACCCTGCAGTTGGATGCTGAAGCCAAGTTCTAG
- a CDS encoding anti-sigma factor family protein has translation MLTCKEQVARSSDYLDGQLTFRERLLVRHHLMFCPNCRRFIRQMRLMQATLKIMPEAPVKDADALAEQLAAERLKGK, from the coding sequence ATGTTGACCTGTAAAGAGCAAGTGGCGCGGTCCAGTGACTATCTCGATGGGCAATTGACCTTTCGTGAGCGTCTGCTGGTGCGTCATCACTTGATGTTCTGCCCTAATTGCCGGCGATTTATCCGCCAGATGCGCCTGATGCAGGCGACGCTGAAAATCATGCCGGAGGCGCCGGTGAAGGATGCTGATGCATTGGCTGAGCAGTTGGCGGCCGAACGCCTGAAAGGGAAGTGA
- a CDS encoding RNA polymerase sigma factor, protein MAAADDAHLLERLLKGEQRAYKELVTTYQSAMRAVAYAIVGQRHADEVVQDAWLSVVRNLAKFEGRSSLKTWLLTITANSAKGRYKQNRREVLLDDLPSPHGTIGDDRFVPDDGHWAVAPYAWHQDTPEALLTEDELRKCLEHTLLSLSELQSSVLVLRERQGLELEEICNLLTLSLSNVRVLLHRARLKVFATVEHFEETGEC, encoded by the coding sequence ATGGCGGCAGCGGACGACGCGCACCTGCTTGAACGGCTGCTCAAAGGCGAGCAGCGGGCCTATAAAGAATTGGTCACGACCTACCAGAGCGCCATGCGCGCGGTGGCCTATGCGATTGTCGGCCAGCGTCACGCCGACGAAGTCGTGCAGGACGCCTGGCTGTCGGTGGTGCGCAACCTGGCCAAGTTCGAAGGGCGCTCCAGCCTCAAGACCTGGCTGCTGACCATCACGGCCAACTCGGCCAAGGGCCGCTATAAACAAAATCGACGGGAAGTATTGCTCGACGATTTGCCCTCACCCCATGGCACCATCGGTGACGATCGCTTCGTCCCCGACGATGGGCACTGGGCTGTCGCCCCCTACGCCTGGCACCAGGACACTCCGGAAGCCCTGCTGACCGAGGATGAGCTGCGCAAATGCCTGGAGCATACGTTGCTGAGTTTGTCGGAGTTGCAAAGCAGCGTGCTGGTGCTGCGTGAGCGCCAAGGTTTGGAGTTGGAGGAGATTTGTAATCTTCTGACGCTCTCGCTCTCCAATGTTCGTGTGCTGTTGCATCGAGCACGGCTTAAAGTCTTCGCCACGGTGGAGCATTTTGAGGAAACGGGCGAATGTTGA